Proteins from a single region of Hyalangium ruber:
- a CDS encoding cytochrome P450, whose translation MPNLLSRSVFNLLFGSRRKGLESLPGPQPGILGTVGDFIGASPWDVCARYGREYGGITLIWMGPSPALVLNDPALIEQVLDSRRMEFEKGAISDQIRPSVPHDTLFIAKLNEDWAEKRRADPFEQPWYEDWLAAQVGPMQVSIAEAVESLIGQASIDLTPALRRMTADAFTVAAVGEKLPEPVFVDFMLLAQAADARIQAKLPLKFVSPPKGFEAARARFYGYFAERARAARQARNPSAVDLLSRMLREMPQLDDLALAHILGALYFGGVFSTSTTLVGAFHQLQKHAAAEERLAAEAATLAEARLTLERLRGAHWIEAIAYESMRLLPAVRIFTRTPVADAKLAGVTLPAGSLIMISNQHLHRDPSYWRDADTFDPSRWLDGGVARDPLGSGHFFPFGRGPRACVGGAFAVAVLQTALATIAARVKVHVDSTEPFEEGFFFGVVLPKGVTGKLVPRVASRPTSLVESA comes from the coding sequence GTGCCGAACCTGCTCTCTCGCAGCGTGTTCAACCTGCTCTTCGGCTCCAGGCGCAAAGGCCTGGAGTCCCTCCCGGGGCCACAGCCCGGCATTCTCGGCACCGTCGGCGACTTCATCGGGGCCTCGCCCTGGGACGTCTGCGCGCGTTATGGCCGCGAGTACGGCGGAATCACCTTGATCTGGATGGGCCCCAGCCCGGCACTGGTGCTCAACGATCCGGCGCTCATCGAGCAGGTGCTCGACTCCCGCCGGATGGAGTTCGAGAAGGGCGCGATCAGCGATCAGATCCGGCCGAGCGTCCCGCACGACACACTCTTCATCGCCAAGCTGAACGAGGACTGGGCGGAGAAGCGCAGGGCCGACCCCTTCGAGCAGCCGTGGTACGAGGACTGGCTGGCCGCCCAGGTGGGCCCGATGCAGGTGTCGATCGCGGAGGCCGTGGAGTCCCTCATCGGGCAAGCGTCGATCGATCTCACCCCCGCGCTGCGCCGGATGACCGCCGACGCGTTCACCGTCGCGGCGGTCGGAGAGAAGCTCCCGGAGCCGGTGTTCGTGGACTTCATGCTGCTCGCCCAAGCGGCGGACGCGCGAATCCAGGCGAAGCTCCCCTTGAAGTTCGTCTCTCCGCCCAAGGGCTTCGAGGCCGCCCGGGCCCGCTTCTACGGGTACTTCGCCGAACGGGCCCGCGCGGCACGCCAAGCACGCAACCCGAGCGCGGTGGACCTGCTGTCGCGGATGCTGCGCGAGATGCCCCAGCTCGATGACCTGGCGCTGGCGCACATCCTCGGAGCGCTCTACTTCGGCGGTGTCTTCTCCACGAGCACCACCCTGGTCGGGGCGTTCCACCAACTCCAGAAGCACGCTGCCGCCGAGGAGCGCCTCGCTGCCGAGGCCGCCACGCTGGCCGAGGCCAGGCTGACCCTGGAGAGGCTGCGCGGCGCGCACTGGATCGAGGCCATCGCGTATGAGTCGATGAGGCTCCTGCCGGCGGTGCGCATCTTCACCCGTACGCCGGTGGCCGACGCGAAGCTCGCCGGCGTTACCCTGCCCGCGGGTTCGCTGATCATGATCTCGAACCAGCACCTGCACCGCGATCCCTCCTACTGGCGTGACGCGGACACCTTCGATCCCTCCCGGTGGCTGGACGGCGGCGTGGCGCGCGACCCGCTAGGGAGCGGTCACTTCTTCCCATTCGGGCGTGGACCCCGAGCATGCGTGGGTGGCGCCTTCGCGGTGGCCGTCCTGCAGACGGCGCTCGCGACAATCGCCGCTCGCGTGAAGGTCCACGTAGACTCGACAGAGCCCTTCGAGGAGGGCTTCTTCTTCGGGGTGGTCCTCCCGAAAGGCGTTACTGGCAAGCTCGTCCCTCGCGTCGCCTCCCGTCCCACCTCCCTCGTGGAATCCGCATGA
- a CDS encoding fatty acid desaturase family protein — MTLFRHPRDRIPVLLFACMFALDLTVYFTATNWWFPILWLGLGVIPKGWICAWNHHHQHVPMFRHTLPNRLLEVVFGFLTGVTSHAWFLHHVVGHHRNYLDQEKDESRWKRRDGTTMGELEYSFFNALVAYPRAFKVGLQHPRALRTFLVMGVLQVALLGLLFWHNWYNALCVFLLPMCVSLYVTVWATYFHHTGLETTEHSHASYNIVHRGYNLMTGNLGYHAAHHAKHGLHWSQLPELHAQMAKDIPPTLYRQAGIPFVWFGSGAKVELSPSEVEALAQYGRTART; from the coding sequence ATGACCCTGTTTCGACACCCTAGAGACCGCATCCCCGTTCTGCTGTTCGCGTGCATGTTCGCGTTGGACCTGACGGTGTACTTCACGGCCACCAACTGGTGGTTCCCGATCCTGTGGCTGGGCCTGGGGGTGATTCCCAAGGGCTGGATCTGCGCGTGGAACCACCACCACCAGCACGTGCCGATGTTCCGGCACACCCTGCCCAACCGCCTGCTCGAGGTGGTGTTCGGCTTCCTGACGGGAGTGACCTCGCACGCGTGGTTCCTGCACCACGTGGTCGGCCACCACCGCAACTACCTGGACCAGGAGAAGGACGAGTCACGCTGGAAGCGCCGGGATGGCACGACCATGGGAGAGCTGGAGTATTCGTTCTTCAATGCCCTGGTGGCCTACCCCCGGGCGTTCAAGGTAGGGCTGCAGCACCCGCGAGCGCTGCGAACCTTCCTGGTGATGGGCGTGCTGCAGGTGGCGCTGCTGGGCCTGCTGTTCTGGCACAACTGGTACAACGCGCTCTGCGTCTTCCTGCTGCCCATGTGCGTGTCGTTGTACGTGACGGTCTGGGCCACCTACTTCCACCACACGGGGCTCGAGACGACGGAGCACAGCCATGCCTCGTACAACATCGTTCATCGGGGCTACAACCTGATGACGGGCAACCTCGGCTACCACGCCGCGCACCACGCGAAGCACGGCCTGCACTGGTCGCAGCTGCCCGAACTGCACGCGCAGATGGCGAAGGACATTCCCCCCACCCTCTACCGGCAGGCGGGCATTCCGTTCGTGTGGTTCGGCTCGGGGGCGAAGGTGGAACTGAGCCCCTCGGAAGTCGAGGCGCTTGCCCAGTACGGCCGCACCGCGCGCACCTGA
- a CDS encoding RNA polymerase sigma factor encodes MAELDPQERFLALVEDHRRILYKVARAYGRTASDQDDLVQETIVQLWKSFPRYDARYPFSTWMYRIALNVAISFQRRESTRHQHLTAAGDEVLQVVGEAGSEPTEEIELLYRSIAQLDDLNKALAMLYLDGHSHAEIAEVLGISTTNVATRIGRLKERLRDHLRDMEA; translated from the coding sequence ATGGCCGAACTGGACCCACAAGAACGCTTCCTCGCCCTCGTAGAGGACCACCGACGGATCCTTTACAAGGTGGCGAGAGCCTACGGCCGCACGGCCTCCGACCAGGATGACCTGGTGCAGGAGACCATCGTCCAGTTGTGGAAGTCATTCCCTCGCTACGACGCGCGGTACCCGTTCTCGACCTGGATGTACCGCATCGCCCTCAACGTGGCGATCTCCTTCCAGCGCCGCGAGAGCACTCGGCACCAGCACCTCACCGCCGCTGGCGACGAGGTGCTCCAGGTCGTCGGCGAGGCGGGCTCGGAGCCGACGGAAGAGATCGAGCTCCTCTACCGCTCCATTGCCCAACTCGATGACCTGAACAAGGCCCTGGCGATGCTCTACCTGGACGGCCACAGCCACGCCGAGATCGCCGAGGTGCTCGGCATCAGCACCACCAATGTGGCCACCCGGATTGGACGCCTGAAAGAGCGGCTCCGGGACCACCTACGCGACATGGAGGCTTGA
- a CDS encoding AHH domain-containing protein produces the protein MLLPRATALLMALVVGCNGTSRIVHSDTGKGGSIVIRIPRSNQAAPVKLEADEFAPAFRGVARQVRLLGTARETVRRTFLLDTLSLDTLSGDFLYLPRDRKLVPMGGGASLEGALTAEEEKLADDYRGWCSRAHGFVGDCLGGALVGGRYLDLQGRYVLALALSKSPVISEMQAALGEMVSFQAIMSAALWMIMTLLVLLAIPEPVTKGLAASLAVVLIFWVGIETLYNLVTGWLELAQEVTSATTFEELRAAGERYGKRIGRDAARVLAMLAVAAIGQTAQGFAGKVQTLPGSAQVATQAEAQAGFSLSAAGMVEEVAVTAEGFSMTLPPGVVAMAAGAGRGNDTCIETHHIATICNDKSASRGGPWTPRFRELFAKAGMKLNDPANRLPVQGHKGPHPERYHRIVYDRVVRATATCRSITECRAKLTQTLERLAQEIGTPGTELNQLVTQGNPR, from the coding sequence ATGCTGCTACCGCGAGCAACCGCGCTGCTGATGGCACTGGTGGTCGGGTGCAATGGTACTTCGAGAATCGTTCACTCGGACACGGGCAAGGGTGGAAGCATCGTCATCCGCATTCCCCGCTCCAACCAGGCAGCGCCGGTGAAGTTGGAAGCAGATGAGTTCGCTCCTGCTTTTCGAGGCGTGGCTCGACAGGTGCGTCTGCTCGGTACTGCTCGAGAAACCGTGCGCAGGACGTTCCTGTTGGACACGCTCAGCCTCGATACGCTGAGCGGCGATTTCCTCTATCTGCCCCGAGACAGGAAGCTGGTCCCCATGGGAGGGGGGGCTTCGCTGGAAGGGGCGCTGACCGCGGAGGAAGAGAAGCTGGCGGATGACTACAGGGGCTGGTGCTCTCGCGCACATGGCTTCGTGGGAGACTGTCTCGGGGGCGCACTGGTAGGTGGGCGCTACTTGGACCTGCAAGGCCGTTATGTCCTGGCACTGGCCCTCAGTAAGAGCCCCGTCATCTCCGAAATGCAGGCCGCGCTGGGGGAGATGGTCAGCTTCCAAGCGATCATGAGTGCGGCGCTATGGATGATCATGACCCTGCTGGTTCTGCTCGCGATACCAGAGCCGGTGACCAAGGGGCTGGCGGCCAGTCTGGCCGTGGTCCTGATTTTCTGGGTGGGGATCGAGACGCTCTACAACCTCGTGACGGGCTGGCTCGAATTGGCGCAAGAGGTGACGTCCGCCACCACCTTCGAGGAGCTCCGCGCGGCAGGCGAGAGGTACGGCAAGCGGATCGGACGCGATGCAGCGCGGGTTCTTGCCATGCTCGCGGTAGCCGCCATCGGCCAGACAGCTCAGGGATTCGCGGGGAAGGTGCAGACGCTGCCCGGCTCGGCACAGGTGGCCACACAGGCCGAAGCGCAGGCAGGCTTCTCGCTATCCGCGGCCGGGATGGTGGAGGAGGTGGCAGTGACGGCCGAGGGCTTCAGCATGACCTTGCCACCGGGCGTGGTGGCCATGGCGGCAGGGGCGGGTCGGGGCAATGACACCTGCATCGAAACGCACCACATCGCGACCATCTGCAACGACAAGTCTGCCTCGCGGGGTGGTCCGTGGACTCCCAGGTTCCGGGAGCTTTTCGCCAAAGCGGGAATGAAGCTGAACGACCCAGCGAACAGGCTGCCCGTTCAGGGACACAAAGGGCCACACCCTGAGCGGTACCATCGAATCGTGTATGACCGTGTCGTCAGGGCGACGGCCACTTGCCGAAGCATCACGGAGTGTCGTGCGAAGCTGACGCAGACGCTCGAGAGACTGGCGCAGGAGATCGGCACGCCAGGGACAGAACTCAACCAACTCGTCACCCAGGGCAATCCACGATAG
- a CDS encoding imm11 family protein, translating to MSRRFYRLVDDVYVPRRWHLATPLDGQGHKVDCWDFTKGAAVKSKGRLRIPLEHAGSSLDFSEAGVMVPVVHVKAASVFTERASSDVQLLPVDVEGQPDQYLVLVATRSIRCIDEKASKVQRWKPEDGLPDMVGKYYAVDDLHIDEAKVGPAKVFRPEGWEVALIVSRDIKEALEAISATGVKFEQV from the coding sequence ATGTCGCGGCGCTTCTACAGACTCGTTGACGATGTCTACGTCCCGCGCCGGTGGCACCTCGCTACACCTCTCGATGGGCAAGGACACAAGGTGGACTGCTGGGACTTCACGAAAGGAGCAGCCGTGAAGTCCAAGGGTCGATTGCGTATACCCCTTGAGCATGCAGGCAGTTCGCTCGACTTCTCGGAGGCAGGGGTGATGGTCCCCGTTGTCCACGTCAAGGCAGCGTCCGTGTTCACAGAGCGAGCTTCCTCGGACGTGCAGCTCCTCCCTGTGGACGTCGAGGGCCAGCCGGATCAGTACTTGGTCCTCGTGGCCACGCGATCGATCCGCTGTATCGACGAGAAAGCTTCCAAGGTGCAGCGCTGGAAGCCCGAAGACGGGCTCCCCGACATGGTCGGCAAGTACTACGCCGTGGATGACCTGCACATTGACGAGGCGAAGGTCGGGCCCGCCAAGGTGTTCCGCCCCGAGGGCTGGGAGGTTGCTCTTATCGTCTCTCGGGACATCAAGGAGGCGCTAGAGGCCATTAGCGCCACCGGGGTGAAGTTCGAGCAGGTATAG
- a CDS encoding (2Fe-2S)-binding protein translates to MPAYQFTLNGQTVSVEAPGDLPLLWVLRDILGVTGPKYGCGVGVCGACTSHLDGEAFRPCIQPVNGVVGHQVTTIEGLGGEGLHPVQQAWITEDVAQCGFCQPGQIMAAVALLRTHPNPSDADIDAAMSENVCRCGTYVRIRSAIKRAALLLRSGAGATTGTATP, encoded by the coding sequence ATGCCGGCCTATCAATTCACCCTCAATGGTCAGACGGTGTCGGTGGAGGCGCCCGGGGATCTGCCTCTGCTGTGGGTGCTGCGCGACATCCTGGGAGTGACGGGGCCCAAATATGGCTGTGGGGTAGGGGTGTGCGGCGCCTGCACCAGCCACCTCGATGGCGAGGCCTTCCGCCCCTGCATCCAGCCCGTGAACGGCGTGGTGGGTCACCAGGTGACCACCATCGAGGGACTGGGCGGCGAGGGGCTGCACCCGGTGCAGCAGGCTTGGATCACCGAGGATGTGGCCCAGTGCGGCTTCTGCCAACCGGGACAGATCATGGCCGCGGTCGCGCTGCTTCGGACCCACCCGAATCCGTCCGACGCGGACATCGACGCGGCCATGAGCGAGAACGTCTGCCGGTGCGGCACCTATGTCCGCATCCGGTCCGCCATCAAGCGGGCTGCCCTGCTGCTCCGGAGCGGAGCGGGCGCCACGACCGGAACGGCAACCCCCTGA
- a CDS encoding xanthine dehydrogenase family protein molybdopterin-binding subunit: MADSLKPDTAASGGLDRRRFLTWVVASPTLVVAARLGLDVPSAEAATSSEERAFNLYIALQSDGRVLTTLPRTEMGQGITTGVAMLVAEELDTDLGSVDVRPADADSRWLIQLTGLSSTMRYLAGPLRAAAAEARARLVTAAAHRWRVLALTLTTANGEVIAPDGRRASYGELAEEAARVLLPEVLPLPKDPSEYTVVGQPTGRLDARDIVTGAANYTLDLDIPGAVPVVLARPPTIRGSVQSFDASAALAMPGVLGVAPLPTGIAVAAQNFAQAFAAREALQISWAPGPASHLSDVDIRAQLREAIGSRPLPPLLTVKTLEGRFDFPYLAHAPMETQSCVASVVGDRAEVWSGAQDPKFAQREVAAALGWALTPQRVKVHVVRAGGGFGRRFFPEAAVEAALASRALGRPVKLMWTRNDDMRHGRYRPASHHRILAYVGLGGLILGWHHRAAIPTVEFPHGFGDLVTAMAGKYLPDVTSAVFFAITQHVPYLFGLVSQELREVPLPIPTASFRSVFTSQVGVANEIFVDQLARELHRDPVELRRSLLTSNRLKAVLNKVVLEGQWGRALPPGVAQGVAVLEEWDSAIAHLVEVDVTGEVPQVLRVVIAADVGLPINPKSVEAQLQGAAVDAMSTTLSAGIHIDSGAVREGSFADYRWLRMKHTPKTIEVHLVRSDDRVGGVGELGYPSAAAALANAIARARGIMPTRFPILDGGA, from the coding sequence ATGGCTGACTCGCTGAAACCGGATACAGCCGCTTCGGGGGGACTCGACCGCCGCCGCTTCCTCACGTGGGTCGTGGCTTCGCCCACGTTGGTGGTCGCGGCGCGATTGGGGCTCGACGTTCCTTCCGCGGAGGCGGCGACGTCGTCCGAGGAGAGGGCGTTCAACCTCTACATCGCCCTCCAAAGTGATGGTCGGGTCCTCACCACCTTGCCTCGCACCGAGATGGGTCAGGGCATCACCACGGGTGTGGCCATGCTCGTCGCCGAGGAGCTCGACACGGACCTCGGCTCGGTGGACGTGCGCCCCGCCGATGCGGATTCGCGCTGGCTCATCCAGCTCACCGGGCTGTCGTCGACGATGCGCTACCTGGCTGGCCCGCTGCGTGCCGCTGCCGCGGAGGCCCGTGCGCGGCTGGTCACCGCCGCCGCGCACCGCTGGCGCGTGCTGGCGCTCACCCTGACCACCGCCAACGGCGAGGTGATCGCTCCCGATGGTCGCCGTGCCAGCTATGGGGAGCTGGCGGAGGAAGCCGCGCGCGTGTTGCTTCCCGAGGTGCTTCCGCTGCCGAAGGATCCGAGCGAGTACACGGTGGTCGGGCAGCCCACGGGCCGCCTCGATGCCCGGGACATCGTCACCGGCGCGGCGAACTACACCCTGGATCTCGACATCCCCGGCGCGGTGCCGGTGGTGTTGGCGCGGCCTCCCACGATTCGGGGATCGGTCCAGTCCTTCGATGCCTCGGCGGCGCTGGCGATGCCGGGCGTGCTGGGGGTGGCGCCCCTGCCCACGGGCATCGCGGTGGCCGCACAGAACTTCGCGCAGGCCTTCGCGGCTCGCGAGGCCTTGCAGATCTCCTGGGCGCCGGGCCCCGCCAGCCATCTGTCCGACGTGGACATCCGGGCTCAGCTGCGTGAGGCCATTGGCTCCAGGCCGCTGCCTCCACTACTCACGGTCAAGACGCTGGAAGGGCGCTTCGACTTCCCCTATCTCGCCCACGCTCCCATGGAGACGCAGAGCTGCGTCGCCAGCGTGGTGGGAGACCGCGCGGAGGTCTGGTCGGGGGCCCAGGATCCGAAGTTCGCACAGCGTGAGGTGGCCGCGGCGCTCGGGTGGGCGCTCACTCCGCAGCGGGTCAAGGTGCATGTCGTTCGCGCGGGGGGTGGGTTCGGCCGCAGGTTCTTCCCCGAGGCCGCGGTGGAAGCCGCTCTCGCCTCGCGAGCGCTCGGGCGGCCGGTGAAGCTGATGTGGACGCGCAACGATGACATGCGCCATGGGCGCTACCGGCCCGCCAGCCACCACCGGATCCTCGCCTATGTCGGCCTGGGGGGATTGATCCTGGGCTGGCATCACCGCGCCGCCATCCCCACCGTGGAGTTCCCGCACGGCTTTGGCGATCTCGTCACCGCGATGGCGGGGAAGTACCTGCCCGATGTGACCAGCGCGGTGTTCTTCGCGATCACGCAGCATGTACCGTACCTGTTCGGCCTCGTGTCGCAGGAGTTGCGCGAGGTGCCGCTTCCGATTCCCACCGCCTCTTTCCGGTCCGTGTTCACCAGTCAGGTGGGCGTGGCCAATGAGATCTTCGTCGACCAATTGGCCCGGGAGCTCCACCGCGATCCGGTCGAGCTGAGGCGGTCCCTGCTCACGTCGAACCGGCTCAAGGCGGTCCTGAACAAGGTCGTGCTCGAGGGGCAGTGGGGCAGGGCGCTGCCGCCCGGTGTCGCTCAGGGAGTCGCCGTCCTGGAGGAATGGGACAGCGCCATCGCCCACCTCGTCGAGGTGGATGTCACCGGAGAGGTTCCCCAGGTGCTGCGCGTCGTCATCGCGGCGGATGTCGGCCTGCCGATCAACCCCAAGAGCGTCGAGGCCCAGCTCCAAGGCGCCGCCGTGGACGCGATGTCCACCACCCTGAGCGCGGGAATCCACATCGACTCGGGGGCTGTGCGCGAGGGCAGCTTCGCCGACTACCGGTGGCTGCGGATGAAGCACACTCCCAAGACGATCGAGGTACACCTCGTCCGGTCGGATGACCGCGTCGGTGGCGTGGGGGAACTCGGTTACCCCAGCGCGGCTGCGGCGCTGGCCAACGCCATCGCCCGTGCGCGAGGCATCATGCCCACCCGCTTCCCGATCCTCGACGGAGGAGCCTGA